Genomic DNA from Cololabis saira isolate AMF1-May2022 chromosome 20, fColSai1.1, whole genome shotgun sequence:
TTTataatttttgttttgatatttttattagggggtaaggcacagttgaacaggaataaacaaaaaagatatacagtctacctccttttttttttttttgggattaagaacagaacaaaaaatccacacaaaacaatgataaatacacgaaaattattatattcttatatataagtaatatttaagtatttaagctaaacagtatgaattaaaaaaatagatgagtaaaaagggggaaaaaaaaaaacaaaaaaaaaaaaacaaacccaaaaacaaaagaaaagtaaataaaaagataaataaaaaggaggaagaaagagaggaatgagagaagagagggagggggggtgatccgtcaatcaggaggcagggactggagagagtggaagaatgtaagaaagggaagccacttattataaaatttgttgcaactacccttcagtgaatatttaatcttttccagcttcagaaaaaacatggtgtcgttcagccactgggtactagaaggagccttagtcgacttccagtggagaagaaggtggcgtcttgccagtaaggaagtaaaagccaaaatgtctatttggtttgaagtaaaccggccatggtcctctgggagcccgaatatggcaacatggggggagacttttatattcaccgagagtatttttgacatggtgtcaaaataattcgaccaaaagcgagaaagtagtgggcaagagtaaaacatatgggttaaattgcaggacgaggcatgacatttgtcgcattcgtcagtgacactgggatagatctgtgagagtcgagctttagaaaagtggactctaaacagtactttaaactgtataagtgtaagacgagcgcaggatgaacttgtgtaaatttttttaagagcagcgtcccaccagtcatcctccaaatttagatccagttcatcttcccagacagccctaactttaataactggagagagatcgaaagacagaaggtcatcgtaaaccttagagatcagtgatttttgaagtggatcatggcttaaaagcacctcccactgtagagtcggcggagaggatggaaaaactggaaacaaagctttagcgcagtgtctaatctgaaagtatcgaaagagatgagaaggcgggagattaaattcacctgagagatctgcaaagctgcgaaagataccatccttgtaaagatctccaaaacttttcaggcccttattatgccatatgagaaaggttgaatctgtaagcggaggtcgaaataaatgattgttcagtaatggagctaaagtagatgctgacttaaatttgaagtgtttcctaaattgataccaaattttaagtgtggagtgaaccacttgattatttgtaaagacagagaggttggatggaatagatgaggtaagtagagcaggtaaagaagatgaaatgcatgactgtgcctccaatttacaccatggcatattcaccgatttgaaccaaaattaaattttttgaatatgtgctgcccaataatacagttgaaaattgggaagtgccagtccgccattgaatttacatctctgaagtgtggatttgcggattctaggagccttcccacaccataagaagtcagaaatagtttgatcaattattttaaaaaagtgttttggtaagaaaagtggaagacaatggaacagaaatagaaatttgggcaaaatattcattttaactgcgttaattcttccaattaatgaaagaggtaagcttttccatctatggaggtcagatttaattgtagacattaaaggtgagagattagcagaaaaaagagagcttaacgttctggttacgttgatcccaagatacctaaagccggaaggactaatcttaaaagggatatctgactgtacgagctgtgttgctgagtcattaatgggatagcattcacttttagatacgttcactttatagcctgagaaagacccgaatctctggaaagcagataaaattgaaggaatggagaggacaggatccgagacatataacagtaagtcatcagcgtaaagtgacagcttatattctgttcccaatcgggagatcccagtaaaagtgggggaggacctcagaaagattgacaggggctctatagctagtgcgaataataggggagagaggggacacccctgtctggtgccacgggctagagtaaaaaaattggactgaatgccattagtggaaacgcttgcttgtggagacgtgtaaaggagacgaatcaaagaaatgaacccattccccagcccaaacttcttcagtacagtaaataaatagtcccattcaatcctatcaaatgccttttcagcatcgactgagattacgacttcaggtgttgtggtgacagttttagagtgaataatatttaaaagtgtccgcacattaaagaataactgtcgccccttaacaaatcctgtctgttcatttgagacaatagttggcacaatgttctccaagcgataagccaaggctttagcaaggatcttagcatctacatttattaacgaaagaggtctgtatgagccgcagagagttggatccttatctttttttaagaggagacttatggaggcttgccttaaagtgggagggagagtgccatgttccagtgattccttataaacagcatgcaataaaggggacaatttatcctgaaatttcttaaaaaattccactggaaatccatcagggccaggagctttgttattttgcatacttctcacagcgagattaatttcttctaccgttaatggcgagtcaagatttttagcagcatcggagcctataacaggaaagttgaggctatctaagaatgaattcaattcagtggagccagatggagattcagacgtatataaagaggaataaaatgagtgaaagacagaattaatggcggtgggatcctgatgcaatgagcctgatgaatcttttatctgaaggatcatacgtgaggctgcctggcgacgtaactgatgagccatgagccgacttgccttgtctccatgttcataatatacggagcgtgatcgtaagagaagtcgctctgcgtcattagtggtaaggagatcaaattcagtctgtaaatcgacacgttgcttaagaaaactgggagaggggcaagtagcaagttgttggtccaattttgtgatcttaatagagagttcttgtaatttggctttccgggacttattcaagtgagcagagaaggagataatttgtccccgcaaatatgcttttaatgattcccacagcagtgaagatgaaattggttccatatcattttgatttatagagatgtaatcatcaattttagttgtaataaaattggtgaacttatcatctgagagaagtaatgtattgaacctccaagatgttgagtagcgtggctgtgaagagaactgaatatccaaagaaagaggagcgtggtcggagatcacaataggatgataatcaacagacagtactttgggaattagtttagcatcaataaaataataatcaatccgagagaaagattgatgcatctgagaaaagaaggaatattttttggtacaagggttataaaatctccaaggatcggtgcaaccgttcttggacacaaaatctgaaagagacctcgacattgaagaaggagtcagatttcgtgggctggagcggtctagtttggggtcaattacgcagttcatatccccgccaattataagaagactgtcgttcaatgaggggagacattcaaaaagcttgttcataaagtgtgggttgtcaaaattgggggcatatatattaactaataatatgggaatatgaaatagcgtacccgccacaattaagtatctgccgtttttgtctgaaatcaccttagatgctgaaaactgcattgacttaccaattaatatagcaacccccctggccttagagttgaaatcagagtgaaacacctcagaaacccagggacatttaagtctgacctggtctttggtgcgcatgtgggtttcctgaaggaacactaagtcagctttaagacgtctcaggtgagcaaatattctcgatctcttaattggactccccatgcctttgatattccagctcaacaacctcacagaagtaccagtattagtggccatatgttaaattcctaaagatagagatgtaccgaatgcggatccccaaggaaggaaaggaaagaaagggatggagggaggaaagaaagaaagaaagagaaagaaagaggaaagaagaagaagagaaaaaaaaaaaaaaaagggggagaactggtttcctgtttcaGAGGAACAAACTGGTCAAGAGTGAGATCAGTTAACGACAAACGTGTCTGTAAATCATTAAACAACTATTAAACAACAATTTAAAAGCTCCAAATTAACTTATTTTGGTATTTTGTTTTACAAATAAAAaggtattttattatatttcagATTTATTGATCTAAatattacttaaaggagcatgaggctccttttaagaaattagactctctagcgccactcttcaccacgacggccgtcgggggtactgcagccaacagtgaagccggcacgggggaacggggagaacgtgcatgcagcgtcatgtgacgtcacatctgcaggacagcgcgggaaattccggtcacaattgcagcacattttgcagcacacagcctgttcaaggcaacggagagatacggtagagggctcattcgttttggtttagaacgtttcatctgacattattactagaaaacttaaaacgtatacatattttttataaatcctgcctcaatcctgcctcatgctcctttaatattagTGTTTTACAGTGAAATCTACCGGTAActattttcttgttgttttataaTCCTTATGTAATGACAGTTTGTTATATTTGTCTCTTTACtaaatattgttttattctGGAAATCAAAAGTACTCTTGAGATTTACTTTGTTCTTCTCTCTCTTATTAAGAAGTGATTATTTAGACAGTGACGTCATCTTCACATGACCAGAGTTTAGTCAAATGCACTTCTTTCACATGTTACAGACTTGCTACAAGCTGCaaacttttattttataagAACAGCTGCATATGCGTGTGCGTcagtgtgtgcacgtgtgtgcatAGACATAAAAAATATGTGTGAGTCTCGTGTTCAGCGTCTATGAGTTCTACCTGGACACCGGTGACGCCACCGCCCCTctgctctgtgattggctgcgtGTGTGAGGGcaagagctgctgcagctgaacTTTGTGTCAGTTTGTTTCAGAAGTGATGAAGATGAAAAAGCTGCTGCTCTTCCTCTGGATCCTCAGAGTGTCTGCTGACGACGgtgagaaacacacacacacaaaaataaacacacacatgtatgaATAAACACATGGGGAGACGTAgataaaatattaactattaacaaacaacaacaaacaattgAAAGACACACAAATACAGAACAAACAAGTAAAGACATCAGCAGGTCAGTAATCAGGTTCTTGTCTCCTCAGCTCTACATGAGGACCTGGCCGTCGTTGGTTGTTCAGACTCTGATGGAGAGCAAACGTACACTCTGGATGGTGAAGTGATCTGGTACGCAGACTTCATCAAGAAGGAAGGAGTCAGTGGTCTGCCTCCTTTTGTAGATCATTTTACTTACCTAGGAGGTTATGAACAAGCTGAGGCTCAGCAACAGATCTGTAGATCAAACCTGAACATTCATGGTATTGCCATGAAGGACCAGCCTCCAGAAAAAGGTAAACATAAACCCTTCAACATTCTTGTGCTGCCTGCTGACAGGACCGTAGAGTAACTGAAGGACCTGACTCCACATCTGGAGGAACCGGgccgggtccagatccagatgatGAAGGTTTGGGTCCGGAGGTGGTTCCTTCATCTCCGTCTCCACCTTCATCCTGGAGAACTAGAAGTTAAATTAGTACCAGTCTGACGTGAACAGATGTTTTTGTTCCTGCAGTTCAGGAGACGGTTCTGGTGGAGGAATCTGGATCCGGTTCAGATCAGATCTGGATTTTCATTCACATAAAAGTCACATTTGATCAGAACAACATCTaattaatcatttatttatagGAAGTTTGTCCTAAAACTCCCAGATGAAGTTCTGATGTTGTAAAAGATAATTATTAGAACACATGTTTATGTTTAGATgcagaaataagaaataaaacagaACGTTTATAGACTGTAAACAGTTAACATGATCAGATGAACTGTTGTTGTTTACTTCCACCaacctgctgttgttgttgtcatgGCAACTACAGGACATGTTTACCTCCAACAACCTCACgcacaaactgatttatttagtCATTTTTAAGATTTCTGAAACTTTCTGAGGAATAGAAGTAAAATAAAACTCAGTTTAATTAACTTTATTTCCTCTCTGATAAAAACTTTGAATTAATTAAACTAACTCTCCTTTGAAGAGAGACGTGAGACAGGAAGGGGGCTGTGCTGATCCTTGGCCCCGGCGCCTGTCTATGGAATCAGCTGGAATTAGTTGCCATTcgtggataaataaagtttattgaatGATGACAAAAAGTTGACACTTATTTGTTAAATAAAagatgtttcctgctttaagTCCCAGGGGGCGTGTCCTCTGAGGATTCACTGACAGATGTCAGATCTGTTTAGACAAACTAAACTTACAAAATAAATTTGTTTAAATTAAAGCAGCTCAGATATAAAATTATAAACTTTCCCTCCAGCTGCGGATAAAATTAACAACTCTGATAAAACCTAatctgatgatgatgacgacgacgacgacgacgacgacgacgacgacgacgacgacgacgacgacgacgacgacgatgatgatgatgattatggtCATCTGAGGAAGACTAATCAAACTCAGATGAATCAAACTCCTGATCAGCCAATCACCATCGTCTCTGTGGTCAGCTGATGTTCTGATTCGTCGTTCAGATTTTGATGTTTCAGGTTTAAACAGATGTTACCCAGCTGTCACCTGGACCAACCTCATAAACGGTTAACTGTCATCAGTCAGGTCTGGTTGACCTCAGATGTTCTGCAGATTAgactgctgtttttctttttctgctgagaTCAATTCTTCTGTTTAACAAACATCACTTTTTTTCTATGTTGGTGTCTCACAACTTTATTGACACGCGTCGACGtgatcagtagtagtagtagtagtaaacctttattttaccaggcaaGAATTGCTAAGAATACATTCTTATTTAAGGCAATGGCCTGGTAGGAGGTGAAAGACCTCCTAAGGGGAAGGGAGAAGGGGAGTAACATTAAGAtatagacaataaaagcacatacaacaacagtgacacaaaagACTGATTGATGATCAGAGATCTTTTAGGAATCTTTCCTCCAGTTTTAATTGTAGTTGGATTATTTTGTCTGTAGTTGGTATTAAATAAATTCATAAACATGAATTTAAAGTTTTAAGAGTCCAGATGAAATCCCACCTGTTTGTGTTCAGATCCTCCCAACAGTCCGGTCATCTACACTGAAGACGACGTGCAGCTGGAGCAGGAGAACACCCTGATCTGCTTCGTCTCTGGTTTCTATCCGGCTCCTGTCAAAGTCTTCTGGACCAAGAACGGAGAGAAGGTCACTGAAGGAACCAGCATCAACGTTCCCTTCCCCAACAAAGACGGCTCCTTCCACCAGATCTCCAGACTGAACTTCATCCCGCAGCAGGGAGACATGTACGGCTGTTCAGTGGAACATCTGGCCCTGACCGAACCCCTGACCCGAACCTGGGGTGAGAACACTTCACACTCCAATAAGATCTAACCTTTATTTAAACTTCAAACTGAAAAAATAAACgtgaaaaacacaaaactctTCAGTGTCCAGATGTTCACGTCTGGTTTTCTGTGTCCAGATGTGGAGACGACTGTCCCTGGTGTTGGACCTGCGGTCTTCTGTGGAGTGGGTCTGACCATCGGTCTCCTCGGGGTGGCAGCAGGAACCTTCTTCCTCGTCAAAGGAAACGAGTGCAGCTGATTGGTTGGACCTGATGACATCATCATGGTTCTGTACATAATGTGTTCTGGAGCTAGAATCTAAAATCTAACCACAAAATCACCATCTAACTGTTTAATGAtctgtttttcatgtgtttagaTCTCCATCAGttcttattgattattgatagAAAACCACTTTATTGCGTTGATCTTGGATCGGAACCTCTGAGACTCATTGTTTTGTCAAAAGTTCAACTTTTCAAATAAAACTTTaagatgaaaatgttttaagaaATTAGTTTCACTAGTTTTCTAACTTCCTGTTTCATTCAGAGTTTTCACCTGTCTGCAGGGTCGAGGTTTTGTCTctattcttttattcttttgttAGATTTCGTTTTTGTCAAATCGTGTTTGTCATATTTCTGTCTTGTTATTAAACTCTTCATGATTTATTcttcaataaataataaaccaGTGTAATATGTCatgttttcatatttacatGGTCTTTAAACCTGGTCAGACCAGATGATTCTATTAATTTATCATAAATACAACTAACTTTTAAAGGTCTGCTTGCTAAGATTCATTTTCAGTCTAAAAGGAAGTGACTGTAACCAGGTGAAACAGGTAAATATAGATCTGCATGCTCCAAGAAGACTCAGTTTCAATAACTACAAATATAGATAGAAGTCTTAAAATTTTAGTTAAGTCTTGAAATGGGTTTTACATGGGTCTGCCTCATCAAAGTCTCCGGGTTCAGTTCCATCTGAATCAGAGCGACATGAAAAGATCTAATCATTTATACTGGCTACCAAAAAACAGGTTTGATAACTGATATAAACGTAAGAAGATGAACTCACTCCTAACATGAAATCTAAACCAGTGGACTGGCTCCTGTAACCTGTAATGGTAACAGAATAAACTGGTCCCATGGCGAGGCCTGGTATTGACCCGAGGCCCGGTCCAGAGGGCAGCAGGGGATGTGAGGATGTGAGGGATGTGCGGCGTCTCCTGCGATGGCCTTGGTTCTCCTGGGGCAGGAGGACCTGGGGATGGTCTCCAGGGAGGACAGAAGACAGGCAGTGATTTATTTGGCTGTTTTTATTACCGTTGGAGCAGCTTTTATGATGTCAGCTGTGGAGCTGCTGTTCCACACGCTAGGATACTGGTACTTttacactagaacctactcggtctactcatctcagctcggctcgactcaactcggtctggtttcttttccataacaattcagcacctggagcagaagtaggaggttggagtgaagctgctgtgacgtatttgattgtgtgatctgaacgaagaagacaacaacactaaagatgtagaacctggaggagatgatatatgtgctgctgggtctgtggcttgtgttccatatcaagtaaaaaaatgagagagagagaagcttcaagcggcaacgctttttaattttttttagtttgtctcggcgctgctgaaaagtccattggattaagtgacagagctcctggaggttctggtctttccttatcgcccgtctagatccctttttaattctctcctcagccaccgggtttatgaacatctgaacctcagagttggatcagaaacagacttttgtgctgccatatctgttgaataaaatgaacaagaaaccgccgtcagagtctctctttcgctgatgtcacatcctgactcagacgtctgactccaaccccccgaccaatcggtggcctctagtgtgatgacgtcagatacagccgactcagccgcttagaacctcggcagagtagttacagaaaaacgatctactcagcacgttagacccctagtggaaaagaaccaaaccgagtggaggcgagccgggctgagtaggtgctagtggaaaagttccATATGAtaagactttattgtcattgtatgACAATAAAGAACACCTCCTTTGTCATGGAGGTGTTCAGGGACCCGGTTCTACTCTGAGCATCACTTCCCCGAGTGTCACACCTCTCTGAAGTGGGCCTCATCGTCTCCTGTTATCAGTCCCTCTACAGTACGTAGTATCTCCTGCTAATTTCAGCTTGGCTTTTGGGGGGTCTGTGGGTGAACGAGGTGAAGAGGGCAGGACCGAGGACACAGCCCTGAGGTGTTCCTTGTATGCAAGTCAGTCAACAACATCCATCTACGTGTCGGGATGCTCTACATGAGACAGGGTGGCGTGGACTGGAGCTGAGATGGAATCCTCTGCTGAGGAGCCTGGACTTCACTCGCCTTCCACGGTTTCTGGTTTGGAAGGACCCGGAAGGTTGTGGTCAAATTCATCCACAGccaatcagagcaacagctgctGGTTGTGGCACCAGTTACCGGGCGGAGCAGCAGACCTGACAGTACTCTGATTACTTCAGTCCAGGTGATAAAGTCATGAAGACGTTTAgatcagcctttctcaaccttttttcagtcatgacacctttcaaaagtgaataaaatctcacgacaccccagaataaaatataattaaaaaccacactgcatcgctctgactgtaaatgcatatgtcccgtttattttgtatcaataCCTTGAACACGATAACTGCACCAGAGTAGGCCTAAGCTTCTTTTCGCATGGTggcgatccgcacaacggggtatgagaagtcatcgttcactgttgtgcttggttgccacgctgatggacagaagagatttaaaaaaaaaaactgcctaactgcccgttggtgtaacgcggaaccataattcagccttaaggcagtttcaccaagagtggaaggcaacgccgggcaagttaggccacagtttgcagatggattgttgatacgtgggctaacgtgtctgctgggactgttttgcgagctttcgcaaaagccggcatcatttccgaggcgccgcacggcacgaaAGTGACTGACAgtgaggaaattcggactggcacagctgatttagcagagctctttaatgcagaaacagaggatgaagatttcgaggggtttgattaatgtaaaaactgaaataaagtaacctacaatcaaacaaagttttgctcccgctctatttttaaatacgcacatttgtgtgcttgtgtgtgtgttgtgcggcacgcgtgtgtgtgtgtgtgtagacggcacctttacggtcggtgcgccgtgtgtgtgttttaaatacagaaatgacacacaaaactgaaaacTTTCCACACGGCACggcgaatggtcgcgaaaatacggtatttatatatgaaatgtcagaatacgtaattttttgacgacacccctgaagcagtcaggcgacaccccggttgagaaaggctggttTAGAGGGACAGGGTCTTCATGCTGGTGATCACTCTGAGTTTTTATTGGTCTCTTCTTATCTGTTTTTCATCTTATGAGTGCTGTTAAAACTATCTGCCAGATTTCTGATGACAAGGAACTATATAttcaaaaataaacacaattattGATCAGATCAAATTGAATTCAATATTGTTAATTAGGATTTAGAAATTTGAGCTTCATCCAGGTTTAGAGTCAGATTATGTTTCAGACGTCTGATCTAACGAGTTAATAAACCTGGAAATCATCTGTGAAACAGGAAGGAAATACTCTACTAAACAAAGTGGGGTTggaataatatacattaaataaaaaatacagctTTAATTGACTCCCTGCAGCAAAGGAGGAACATAAACAGTCCTCATTGTCAGGTTTGACTTAAATCAATATAAAACAGAACATCTGACACAGATAAAAGTATCTACAGAAACTGTTGTGATTCACTGAATCAAAGACTGGAGACACGTGTACAAGACGGAACCAGAGATTAATAAAatcattgtttttcttcttatgAGTGTAACTGTCCTAGTTCTCTCCGTATCTCGTCCTGCAACTATTGCGAGCTGACTTAGGGGTGAGGACCCAAGTGCAAGACACTGAGGCGGCAGGAGTATCAAAATGAAAAGctttttatttaacaaataGCGCTGcacttgcaaaaaaaaatattaaaactagaaaaataaagaaaactcaaacCCACCCGGTAAAAAGGCAAACAGACAGGTGGAGACACAGAAGGACCAGCAAGGAGGACAGGAAAGACAAAACAAGGTTTTATTGATCTCTGGCAGTGATGCCTAGTCCTCAGGCTGTCCTAGAAGTCGCTATGTGACGTCATTGCCT
This window encodes:
- the LOC133420444 gene encoding H-2 class II histocompatibility antigen, A-U alpha chain-like → MVSSFRFLCVEIDDNLTWSVNTTTIIKKAQQRLHQQVSNQVLVSSALHEDLAVVGCSDSDGEQTYTLDGEVIWYADFIKKEGVSGLPPFVDHFTYLGGYEQAEAQQQICRSNLNIHGIAMKDQPPEKDPPNSPVIYTEDDVQLEQENTLICFVSGFYPAPVKVFWTKNGEKVTEGTSINVPFPNKDGSFHQISRLNFIPQQGDMYGCSVEHLALTEPLTRTWDVETTVPGVGPAVFCGVGLTIGLLGVAAGTFFLVKGNECS